Below is a genomic region from Brassica rapa cultivar Chiifu-401-42 chromosome A08, CAAS_Brap_v3.01, whole genome shotgun sequence.
TTTCGGCCCGTAAAGGTGAATTTGAAACAGGATTTGAGAAGGGTGGGCAGACGCGTGAACATGTCCAACTCGCAAAAACATTGGGAGTGTCGAAGCTGGTTGTTGTGGTGAACAAAATGGATGATCCAACTGTGAACTGGTCGAAAGAGAGGTACGTACTTACATCAAACATTCTAATCCCTGCCAATGTTGATATTCTTATCTCTTTCCATCATCCACTTCTATGCAGGTACGATAAAATAGAACAAAAAATGGTACCATTTCTTAAATCCTCTAGATACAACACGAAGAAAGGTATCAATCAGTGAACTATTAACCTTTCCGATTAGGTATGTTCTAATTGCACGTTTAATTTGTTCTTTTGCTCTCTTGTTGTTCAGATGTTATATTCTTGCCTATATCCGGTCTAATGGGGGTTAATATGGATAAGAGGATGGATCATAACGTTTGTCCATGGTACAGTGGCCCTAGCTTTTTCGAAGTACTTGATTCTATTGAAGTTCCACCACGAGATAATGGTCCATTCAGGTGAACCTTCACTGTCTCTctgtcttattattattttgttcattcaagttttctttgttattttatatCTGTTCATGCATTCATGAAACCATGACTTGCGTATTCATGCTGCTTATGGATAATCACATCCACATGCAACTACTCTTAACTTTGGCATATGTTTTAACAtgcttaataaaaaaatgtctTCTATAGTTTCCTTTCCATTCCTTTAATTGAAAGGAGAATTATTATATGTATACCTATGTCTGTATGTTGTAGACTGTGTTAACCCAAACTAATCTTATGAATTGTGTAGGATGCCTATTATAGATAAATTTAAAGACATGGGAACAGTTGTTATGGGAAAAGTAGAATCTGGCAGCATTAAGGAGGGTGATTCCTTGATTATCATGCCAAACAAGGTACTTTTCCAAATGTATTCCCTCACATCTCATAATTTAACTGCCAGCTCATTCTGATAACTTTCACGTATCAATGTAGGAGCCCGTGAAAGTTGTTGCTATATTTTGCGACGAAGATAAAGTTAAGCGTGCTGGACCTGGTGAGAATTTGAGAGTCCGCATAACTGGCATTGAAGATGAGGATATCCTTTCCGGTTTTGTTTTATCCAGCACGGGTGAGTTTGATTACCTTTTCACGTGATTTTTTTTGTGGATGGAAATCTTTAGCATTCTCGTTTTGTTAGTTATACTAATGTggagttttttctttgttagtAAAACCTGTAGCTGCTGTTACTGAGTTTGTTGCACAACTACAAATCATTGGGCTGCCTGAAAAGGTAAGCACATGTGTTCTTCTGAAATGTTTAACTTTTGAGCGTTTCTGAATAGTGTTGCTCGCTTGCCAGTGTATTCGTAAAATTAATCCCTCGAGTCTTCATTATTTTGCTGCTCTTGTAGGCTGTTCTCACGGCTGGTTACAAGGCTATTCTCCACATTCATGCGGTTGTTGAGGAATGTGAGATCATGGAATTGATAAGCGAAATCGATATGGAGACGAGGGAGCccatgaaaaataaaagagttcggTTTGTGAAGAACGGTGCTGGTGTGGTCTGCCGTATACAGGTGTGGTTCTTTCTGTTTGCCTTTTTTCctcattaaatttttaattccTAGCCATTAGTTCCAGATAATTTAGATTTAAGTTTCTATCCCAATCCAAGAAAAAGCTGAAATATTACTTCATTTCGAACTTGGTACAATCAGCAAGTTATTATCATTATCAAGTCTTTATAATCTTAACTCTCTGCAGGTTACCAATTCAATCTGTGTTGAAAAATTCTCAGATTTTCCTCAGCTAGGAAGATTCACACTACGAACTGAAGGTAAAAGATTTCCTAGACTGTATCAAATGCAATGCAGAATATAATAATCACCCATCTTAGTTTACAAATTTTTACTTGGGGTCACTCACTCACTGCAGGGAAAACAGTAGCTGTTGGGAAGGTGACTGCGCTCTCAGGTGCTTCCTCAAGCGCTTGATTCAAATTTTGAGAGGAAAACGGTGACCGACTAGTCTCGTGATTTTTAGTTATTTGGAACCACCAAGTTGAATTCCCTAAACCCAAATCGTAATTCCAACTGAGGTTTTGAAATTTACTGATGCAGATTTGTAACCTTagactgtttttttttggaaatttaaaAGATAGAAAGAGTATTATGATGAACATGAGTGtgactttttttctttctcttaagCTAAATTTACaattactactactactactactactacttctATTACCTCTTAGCTGAGTCTGTTTTTCGGCTTTTTGGAGTTCAAAATTTTAAGCAGCCAAGGAAACACCAATTGTTCCTTTTATGTTTCTTCCTGCTCCATGCAACACTAAGGAAACACTAAGTGATGCAGTTTTGGGGTTTGCACTGGTTAATTGACAACTAATGCATCCATAGTCAAATTAAACCGGATAAGGATTACCAACTTATACCAAACCAATGGTAAGAATAAAGGCTTTATTATAAAGCAGTGGGCGGGGTTATGGTTATTACCAAACCAGTGGTACGATATCGAGATAACGGTCGAGAGAAATAATCTAGTTGAAAGCTTTTCTTAGCCAAATGAAACTGGTGGTCCACAATAGACACCAGctctagtgttttttttttttttttcctttttctgatTTGGTCTGTCTGTAAAATCGATGTGGAAAATAAGAAGAATGATAAAGCAGGAAGCTTGTTAGGTACTACGATGATGGTCTCACCAGCTTCATGGGTTTTATCCCCGTCTTCTTCTATCTTCTTTAATCATCGCCAGAGATTGCTTTCGGTGAAATCAACGGTCGACGGTAGGAACCAGACTGTTCCACCGGGACAGAGCCAAACCCCTAACAAAGTACTCTCCTTGTGCCTTTTCATTGTTTTATTGGTTAACAAAGTTCACAGCTTGTTGAAGTTATTTGTGGTCAGAAGTGTTTGGATACGCACTActcactagtttttttttttttggatagagtttttttatgtttatttattttattttgaacttGGGGATTGTAGGAAGTAACTGAGAGCGTGAGTGTGTTAAAAACGGCTGCAAAAACTCGGAAGGTTGCAGCAGAGGAGATTTTAGCTGCTTTTGCTGCTATCGAAAAGGCTAAGGTTGATCCATCACCGTTCCTCGAAACGCTAGGTGGATCCGAGTCCCCTGGACGAACATGGATGCTCATCTTCACTGCCGAGGTCTATTACAATAGTTATTCATGTCTTATAATGTTACAGTCTTGATATCACTGACATGTGATCTTATGTTATACGACCGTGCAGAAGAAACTGAAGAAAGGTCGTTATTTCCCTCTAACCGCTGTTCAGAGATTTGATGCTGCGGTAAGGCCTCCTCCTTTATATGCTCGCCATCAAAATGTTATACATTTTGGAAGTAATAGCAACACAGTTGTCTTTTATTTGAATCTTGTAACAGGGGAAAAGAATAGAGAACGGGGTGTATCTTGGTCCACTAGGAGCTTTGACCTTCGAAGGAAAGTTTTCATGGAAGAACCGTATCCTAGCCTTCATTTTCGAACAGATACGCATAAAGATTGGACCTTTAGATCCTATAAAGATCGGTTTGGGAAAGAAAGACGCAGAGGAAGAGCCGAGTAACAAAGACCCTTTCTTCATTTGGTTTTATGTCGATGAAGAAATAGCTGTTGCTCGCGGAAGAAGCGGTGGTACAGCTTTCTGGTGTCGTTGTCGCCGCATTGCTTCATGATGatcactctcttcttcttcttctcaaaaATACTTTCCCTGTAAAAATCTTTGAATGTGTGAATGATACACAATATGAGTCATCTGCAATGTTGTAATGTAAACTATACCCGGATGGTTTAAGGTTGTGGTAGGACAAATTCATGGGCTCTTTCAGTTTGGTTTAACCGGGGTTTTGTACAAACTGGATTGTGTTTAATTCGAACAAAACGATGTCGTTTGGAGTGTATTACCTTTACGCATGGCATAAAAACCGAGAACCGAAAACCAAACCGGAAACGAACCTGAAAGAGAACCGAAATTCAAAAATAACCGAGCGGTTTCTATATTTCTATAACTGAAAATCGAACCCGTGAACCAAATAGGTACCTGAATATccgaaatataatttatatacctACACAATATTAATTATTTCGGTTCCTATATTTCTATAACCGAAAAATCGAATCCGAAAACCAAATGGGTaccaaaatatccaaaatattgtacctaaaactattaattatatttgatattaaaaatacaaaatattccAAACATATTGCTTATACACCGAACTACCggaatttctttttaaatatccagatattttttatctaaaacatttaaaaatatccaaattatcatagaaaattaaattatctgaatattttttatccaaagtattaaaatttatttgaatgaCCCGATTTTTACTCAAAGTCccaagaaaattgttttttactTCCAATTGTTCCAAATTAACCGGAAAACCAGAAACCGAACAGAACCAAAAACCGAAATAATCAAACCGGACCCGAACTGAATATCATAGATAACTAAATGGTTTCTATATCTATCCGAAAAACCAAAACCGAAATCGAAATAATCGAACCGGAATCGAATGAAAACCGAACCCACATGCCTAATTAcctttattaattatttatactgTTTGAGCGCAGTCTCCCACTTCTCCAGCTAAGTAAATAACAAaagtaactagattttgatccgcgctttcaaagcgcgggtttatttttgttttttttttcaattgacaaatatttagtaaatgtcacattttcatatatttgtgttttattttataaaagacttaaaaattttatctttatttatcgtatttcattttaaatgactatttatgtttaaaaaattaaactttattttttaatgaattaagttggtataattctgataaattaattttatcatggggttaatattttaattaaaaaattatatacttttaataaagatttatacttttcaataaaaaaattcaattatttttatgaatgcttaaattatattaagaaaagaaaaaaataataattaagaatagttgaaaaaaaattatttgaacttggactcaatggcccaaaggaaaaaaaaagtgagaattgaatctgattttttaataggcccaaatggcccaagagagatttgatgtgggctggatccaaaaataatgatccaatatagatttgttattaatattacttaattgcccttaatgaaacatgcaatgttagtgaaggaaatggcaggctaaggtaattatgacaataggatctTGTATAGATACATACACTCAACGGCGTCGTTTCGTTCCCTCGGTTTGCCGATTGCCTCTACAGACACCACCAACCACCAACGGCTACTTTATTTCTCCGGCGAAATGGCGGAGATGGAGCAGCCAAAGAAAGTTGCTGATAGGTATCTCAAGCAAGAGGTCCTCGGACAAGGTACTTACGGAGTCGTCTTCAAAGCCACTGACACTAAGGTGCCTAAATCGCCTTTCCTGATTTCTTCAAATTCGCCAATGGAATTAGGGTTTTGGATCTGTTGGGTAATACTGAATGTTTGAGAATCGTGATGGGTTAGTTTCTGGGTGTTCAATTAGGCTTGCAAGTTATTAACTTTTTCATTTGATTTTGGATCTCGGCAACCTTGTGTTTGTGCAGACGGGAGAAACAGTAGCGATCAAGAAGATAAGGATTGGTAAACACAAGGAAGGTGTGAACATCACTGCTCTCAGGGAAATCAAAATGCTGAAAGAGCTAAAGCATCCACATATTATTCTCTTGATTGATGCGTTTCCTCACAAACAGAACTTGCATCTTGTGTTTGAGTTCATGGAGACTGACCTCGAAGGAGTCATTCGAGATTCAAACGTATTCCTCTCACCTGCCGACGTTAAATCTTACCTTCTGATGACGCTGAAAGGACTTGCTTATTGCCACGAGAAACGGGTTTTGCACAGGTGCTTGTTTATAATCCTAAGCAGCTTTCTTTGGTCTATCTAATGGTGATTGGGTTTTAGGACTCATTATGTGTCGTTTGACTTCAGGGATATGAAGCCAAATAACTTGTTGATTGGACCTGATGGACAGCTGAAACTTGCAGATTTTGGATTGGCACGTATATTTGGTAGTCCGGATCGTAAGTTTACCCACCAGGTATGGTTTCTTGGCATTGCCATTTATTTGTTTGGTTGTAGTATAACATAATTGCTCGGGTAACACTACCTTGTAGAAAAATGAAGCTTATATGAATTGATTCAAGTAGTTGTGTTGACGTATGAGGAAGCTTTGAAGTCTTGGAAACTCTTGTTGTATACTAATATCTGAATTGATGAAATTTCTTGTCATCTCTTATAATGGATTTCTGCTTTCGACTACGATAATCCAAAGTGTGACATGTATTAAACAGTCTTAATTCATATTACATGATGGAGCAGTCGCTATTTAACCAAAACCTTGACCTTAGCTATTTATTCCTTTTTACTTTCCACTGAACACCCAAGATCACAATAGATGCGCACTTGTTTCCTGTTGTTTCTACTTGTTTCATTGTCTTCATATCTTGATATATCTGATGATGCCGCAGGTGTTTGCTAGATGGTACAGAGCACCAGAACTTTTGTTTGGTGCTAAACAATATGGTGCTGCAGTTGATGTTTGGGCTGCTGGCTGCATATTTGCTGAACTTCTGCTACGCAGACCATTTCTTCAGGTTGAATAATCTTTACTCTAAACTTAGTCCAATATTCATCTCTTTGGATCTAATTCTCTCAGTCAGATTACTTATTACTTCTTTAGTATTATTTGTTTTGTATGCTCACATACGCGATTTTCTTTCGTCGCAGGGAAACAGTGATATCGATCAATTAAGCAAAATATTTACTGCCTTTGGGACACCAAAAGCGGACCAGTGGCCTGATATGAAAAACCTTCCTGATTACGTAGAGTATCAGTTTGTCCCTGCACCTTCTTTACGTTCTTTATTCCCAACAGTTAGTGAAGATGCTCTCGACTTGTTGTCCAAGTTGTTTACGTATGACCCAAAGGCTAGAATATCCGTTAAGCAGGCTCTAGAACACAGGTGCCTAAAGCTCACCACCTATATTATAGCCAAAGGATATCTAGTTCTGTTCTCACACCTTTTGCTTTCGTTATTTTTAGGTACTTTACTTCTGCACCTTCGCCTACTGATCCTGCCAAGCTCCCGAAGCCAGTTCGAAAGCAGGAAGGTAAAGCCTCTTACGGTAAACACGAGGCGATTAAAGTGATATCACCACCACGTAAGATAAGAAGAGTAATGCCGGAGCGTGGGAGGCTTGATGGTATGAAGTTTCAAGTTGACAAGGATCAACAAGCACCCATGTCATTAGATTTCACCATCCTTGCTGAGCGTCCTCCAAACCGACCTACCATCACCAGGTAAAAATAGATCTTGCCTCTCACCGTACTACTACTACCTTTTGTCTCTGTTGTTTTTGCAGCCTCAAGATTGAATATGTTTTCTTCCTGTTCATTGTGTAGTGCGGATAGATCTCATCTGAAGAGGAAGCTCGACCTCGACTTCCAATAGTAATGTTCTTGCCACGTTCTCTTACCTTTCCTCCAGTTTGGTGAGACCACAACATTGTTAGATTGTCATTTTTAGTGTTGCTGGTTTAATTTGGCGATTTATTCTTTTCCCCTTTTAATTCACAATGATAATACTTCGTTGTCCTACTTGCTTCATCATTGTAAACTGATCATCATGTACTATATGATTATAAAGCTCTCTACTCTTGCACCACCTCTGTTCAATCTCCCAACTCATTTATTCTCTTCTAATGGCTGCCCTAAGTGGATAACTGAACCAGCGACATCCTCAAATATAAGACACAGAGACATTTCATAGCCTCAaatctttgtttcttttgtgtgtTACTGTTGGATTCAATAACAAATGATCACTGTATGTAACAACAGTGGATTATTAGATGCTATGTATCACAGAGCATGGTGTATTGATTGAAAACTTGAAATGAACACCATACTCTGTTCTCTCTAAATATTCATTTCCTTATCAACTTTGAGAATTATATCAACctatatttttctctatatttgtttttaatttaaaatagacAGTTAAAATAACGGGTCGGGTTAAAAATCGGGTCAGGGTGAGGAACACGGTTGGTTATAAGAATGTGGCCCGAGAAGAAGGGTGAGATACGTCGCGACGAAAACCTAGAAACTCCCCAGATTATCTAATTCCCCTCCCTGTAGGGCTAGAGATTCCCGCGAGATTGCGTCGTCCCTGATAATCGTTTCGGGGTGGAGAGTGGTTGTTTTTCGCCGAGAATCATTACGCCTGAGATCATCTCCGATTGCCGGATTCTGACTACATCGATCGCCTGCTGCTCAAAAGGACGAGACTTTCTGCTATTCCCTCGATACCAATCGCTCGGATTAGGCTGGGAAGAGCTCTCCGACTCGTTTGGCTACTGTTGTATGATTCAATTGTGTTTTT
It encodes:
- the LOC103835924 gene encoding eukaryotic peptide chain release factor GTP-binding subunit ERF3A-like, whose amino-acid sequence is MDLEAEIRALQLDSAASEDHDQEILLPVHNPAKAKEKAAQEKAAKEEEAEEEAEANKKRHLNAVFIGHVDAGKSTIGGQILFLSGQVDDRQIQKYEKEAKDKSRESWYMAYIMDTNEEERAKGKTVEVGRAHFETKNTRFTLLDAPGHKSYVPNMISGASQADIGVLVISARKGEFETGFEKGGQTREHVQLAKTLGVSKLVVVVNKMDDPTVNWSKERYDKIEQKMVPFLKSSRYNTKKDVIFLPISGLMGVNMDKRMDHNVCPWYSGPSFFEVLDSIEVPPRDNGPFRMPIIDKFKDMGTVVMGKVESGSIKEGDSLIIMPNKEPVKVVAIFCDEDKVKRAGPGENLRVRITGIEDEDILSGFVLSSTVKPVAAVTEFVAQLQIIGLPEKAVLTAGYKAILHIHAVVEECEIMELISEIDMETREPMKNKRVRFVKNGAGVVCRIQVTNSICVEKFSDFPQLGRFTLRTEGKTVAVGKVTALSGASSSA
- the LOC103835925 gene encoding uncharacterized protein LOC103835925 — encoded protein: MMVSPASWVLSPSSSIFFNHRQRLLSVKSTVDGRNQTVPPGQSQTPNKEVTESVSVLKTAAKTRKVAAEEILAAFAAIEKAKVDPSPFLETLGGSESPGRTWMLIFTAEKKLKKGRYFPLTAVQRFDAAGKRIENGVYLGPLGALTFEGKFSWKNRILAFIFEQIRIKIGPLDPIKIGLGKKDAEEEPSNKDPFFIWFYVDEEIAVARGRSGGTAFWCRCRRIAS
- the LOC103835926 gene encoding cyclin-dependent kinase D-3, which produces MAEMEQPKKVADRYLKQEVLGQGTYGVVFKATDTKTGETVAIKKIRIGKHKEGVNITALREIKMLKELKHPHIILLIDAFPHKQNLHLVFEFMETDLEGVIRDSNVFLSPADVKSYLLMTLKGLAYCHEKRVLHRDMKPNNLLIGPDGQLKLADFGLARIFGSPDRKFTHQVFARWYRAPELLFGAKQYGAAVDVWAAGCIFAELLLRRPFLQGNSDIDQLSKIFTAFGTPKADQWPDMKNLPDYVEYQFVPAPSLRSLFPTVSEDALDLLSKLFTYDPKARISVKQALEHRYFTSAPSPTDPAKLPKPVRKQEGKASYGKHEAIKVISPPRKIRRVMPERGRLDGMKFQVDKDQQAPMSLDFTILAERPPNRPTITSADRSHLKRKLDLDFQ